The proteins below come from a single Papaver somniferum cultivar HN1 chromosome 11, ASM357369v1, whole genome shotgun sequence genomic window:
- the LOC113323642 gene encoding inactive protein RESTRICTED TEV MOVEMENT 2-like translates to MDRGLSIPFRVYEEFQPLSSLIHEDSCDTLSLTLPGYRKEQIKVQIDSFGTLKITGERPLGVGNKWSQFRKDFRTPANCKTGEIRAKFENEVLNIIMPKTTTGQPPKPAVNVTSTSRPSDQVAPPTSANPTPKTTTTTPTHDHKPTSTESPKFPPPPPPPPMVAPPSQKLATEARVSPNKPVAPPSRKPANEAKKFPMKPVAPPNQKPVPEPILPTPKPQVPAQMPAGTNAEALLPRKNPAHDYEDRMTTKTEHRHHHHNPEEKKNWTSSSSASGSSSSNNTSSDDDSDDEHKHGHEHEHHEHVGKGKKEDEIENYVHGGDGAVVGKLKKKKDELIQKMSDYRRQSGGATGGGMNMTSIMENYKNKLEGFMTEMKKKKNSSTNDGEINRSDLVVNMAVASLVVVALGVYVTWSFKSIHLE, encoded by the exons ATGGATAGAGGACTCTCCATTCCGTTTCGAGTTTACGAGGAATTTCAGCCGTTGTCCTCTCTTATACACGAAGACAGCTGTGATACCCTCTCCCTAACTCTTCCTG GGTATAGGAAGGAACAAATAAAGGTACAAATTGATAGTTTTGGAACATTGAAAATCACCGGAGAAAGACCTCTAGGAGTTGGTAACAAATGGAGTCAATTTCGAAAGGATTTTCGAACCCCTGCAAATTGTAAAACCGGTGAAAtacgagcaaaatttgagaatgaAGTCCTTAATATTATCATGCCAAAAACAACAACTGGTCAACCTCCTAAACCTGCAGTAAATGTTACGTCTACTTCTCGTCCATCTGATCAAGTAGCACCTCCAACATCAGCTAATCCTACCCCGAAAACTACTACCACAACACCAACTCATGATCACAAACCGACTTCTACTGAATCACCGAAATTtccacccccacccccaccacCACCAATGGTAGCTCCACCGAGCCAGAAGCTAGCTACTGAGGCAAGAGTTTCACCAAACAAACCGGTGGCTCCACCAAGTCGGAAACCAGCTAATGAGGCAAAAAAATTTCCCATGAAACCAGTAGCTCCACCAAATCAGAAACCGGTCCCCGAGCCAATTTTACCGACACCAAAACCTCAAGTGCCGGCTCAGATGCCAGCTGGAACAAATGCAGAAGCTTTATTACCAAGAAAAAACCCAGCTCATGACTATGAAGACAGGATGACAACGAAAACTGAGCATCGTCATCATCACCATAATCCAGAGGAGAAGAAAAATTGGACTAGTAGTAGTAGTGCTAGTGGCAGCAGTAGTAGTAATAATACTAGTAGtgatgatgattctgatgatGAGCATAAGCATGGGCATGAGCATGAGCATCATGAACATGTTGGGAAGGGCAAGAAAGAAGACGAGATAGAGAATTACGTTCACGGCGGCGACGGTGCTGTTGTTGGAAaactaaagaagaagaaggatgaattAATACAGAAGATGAGTGATTATCGCCGACAAAGTGGTGGCGCTACTGGAGGAGGAATGAACATGACATCAATAAtggaaaattataaaaataagttGGAAGGATTTATGacggaaatgaagaagaagaagaactcatCGACCAATGATGGTGAGATAAATAGATCAGATTTGGTTGTCAACATGGCAGTGGCAAGTCTTGTTGTGGTAGCACTTGGGGTTTATGTTACATGGAGTTTCAAGTCAATCCACTTGGAATAA
- the LOC113324498 gene encoding protein RESTRICTED TEV MOVEMENT 2-like produces the protein MDFTKSTFRVYEIVQPSETLVQKEKYDQIKLELPGFKKEDIRVKFSNNTTLEVSGERLVGNKKWSSFRKDYLTPENCLTDEIRASFDNGFLHITMPKKTVSSNATGAEILDNDSGEEEKKNFFTTDTNTPEVIADNISEVEKNKASSSNSTITNETEKDAEHLQNEGGDYVDGVKEMKQDEIEDAMSQNDFAEEYAIESKRPEADDMTEYAVSQYELVLNMCAAGFVILMLVSCAT, from the exons ATGGATTTCACTAAGAGTACCTTTCGGGTTTACGAGATTGTTCAACCATCCGAAACGTTAGTACAGAAAGAAAAATATGACCAGATCAAGCTTGAACTTCCTG GGTTCAAGAAGGAAGATATAAGGGTCAAGTTTAGCAATAACACTACCTTGGAAGTCAGTGGTGAAAGACTAGTGGGAAACAAGAAGTGGAGTAGTTTCAGAAAGGATTACTTGACACCTGAAAACTGCCTGACGGATGAAATACGAGCAAGTTTCGATAATGGATTTCTGCATATCACAATGCCGAAGAAAACTGTGAGTAGTAATGCTACTGGTGCTGAAATTCTTGATAATGATTccggtgaagaagagaagaagaatttttttactACTGATACTAATACTCCTGAAGTGATTGCTGATAATATCAGTGAAGTTGAAAAGAACAAAGCAAGTTCTAGCAATTCCACAATCACTAATGAAACAGAGAAAGATGCAGAACATTTACAAAATGAAGGGGGAGATTATGTTGATGGCGTCAAAGAGATGAAGCAAGACgagattgaagatgcaatgagTCAGAATGATTTTGCTGAGGAATATGCTATTGAGAGTAAGAGACCCGAAGCGGATGATATGACTGAATATGCAGTAAGTCAATATGAGCTGGTTCTGAACATGTGTGCGGCTGGTTTTGTCATTCTGATGCTTGTGTCTTGTGCAACATGA
- the LOC113324499 gene encoding mavicyanin-like, translating to MVYFPVTSSSATRYIVGDDSGWTIKFDYQAWASNKEFHVGDELVFMYPPGAHSVLKVNGTGFKECIKPPVSEALTTGMDVITLSTPGRKRYICGVGQHCEVGGQKLFITVLPELSGPATAPSAVSSGHGVASTWFQISAATILAIVMVLKV from the exons ATGGTATATTTCCCTGTTACCTCCTCTTCTGCAACCAGATATATCGTCGGAGACGATAGCGGGTGGACAATCAAATTTGATTATCAAGCTTGGGCCAGCAACAAAGAGTTTCACGTTGGAGATGAGCTCG TGTTTATGTACCCTCCCGGAGCTCATAGCGTGCTTAAAGTTAACGGTACCGGCTTCAAGGAATGCATCAAGCCACCGGTAAGTGAAGCTTTAACTACTGGAATGGATGTGATTACCCTTAGTACACCAGGAAGAAAACGGTACATTTGTGGTGTTGGACAACATTGTGAAGTTGGAGGACAAAAACTTTTCATCACTGTATTGCCAGAACTATCAGGGCCAGCAACAGCACCATCCGCAGTAAGTTCCGGACATGGAGTTGCGAGCACTTGGTTTCAAATCTCCGCTGCAACAATTCTCGCAATTGTTATGGTTCTTAAAGTTTAA